Proteins from one Gilliamella sp. ESL0443 genomic window:
- the rplY gene encoding 50S ribosomal protein L25, producing MFKFKAEVRKEHGKGASRRLRHAGQFPAIVYGGTEPAISIVLDHNQIFNMQEKPEFYSEVLTIEIDGKAVKAKVQAVQRHPFKPKLVHMDFVRA from the coding sequence ATGTTTAAATTTAAAGCAGAAGTTAGAAAAGAGCATGGTAAGGGTGCGAGCCGCCGCCTGCGTCACGCTGGTCAGTTCCCAGCAATTGTTTATGGTGGAACAGAACCTGCAATTTCTATTGTGTTAGATCACAATCAAATTTTCAATATGCAAGAAAAACCAGAGTTTTATTCTGAAGTACTAACTATTGAAATCGACGGTAAAGCAGTTAAAGCTAAAGTGCAAGCAGTACAACGTCATCCATTTAAACCAAAATTAGTTCACATGGATTTTGTACGCGCATAA
- the zwf gene encoding glucose-6-phosphate dehydrogenase has product MSDIPACDLVIFGAKGDLTRRKLLPSLYQLEKYGKLPKQTKILGVGRADWDQAAYTEVAKDALTTFMTEPLDESIWQRFSQRLNFHKLDVNDIAGFNLLKDKLEKSHPAIFYFAMHPNAFGTICQGLAEAGLNQAQNRIVMEKPLGFDLQSSKEINDSVAKFFSESQVYRIDHYLGKESVLNLLALRFANPVFASLWDRNSIDHVEITVAEQVGIEGRWGYFDKAGQMRDMVQNHLLQILTMIAMSPPANLEDNSLRREKIAVLNALRPINKANIREKVVRGQYTAGFVNGINVPGYLEEDGANKQSNTETFVAIRVDIDNWRWAGVPFYLRTGKRLPSKCSEVVVYFKSLPLNLFSESYSELPQNKLTIRLQPDEGMDIEILNKVPGLDSTHNLQTTKLDLSFSETFHQQSADAYERLLLEVMRGRQALFVHRDEVEAAWKWVDSIISAWKLDNEQPKIYPAGTWGPVASVALITKDGHSWHEFE; this is encoded by the coding sequence ATGTCTGATATCCCAGCTTGCGATTTGGTAATTTTTGGCGCTAAAGGGGATTTAACAAGGCGCAAACTCTTACCGTCTCTATATCAATTAGAAAAATATGGAAAGTTGCCAAAGCAGACAAAAATTTTAGGTGTAGGTCGAGCTGATTGGGATCAAGCCGCTTACACTGAGGTTGCAAAAGATGCGTTAACCACATTTATGACTGAACCACTAGATGAAAGTATTTGGCAACGTTTTAGCCAACGTCTTAACTTTCATAAATTAGATGTTAATGACATTGCCGGTTTTAATTTATTAAAAGATAAGCTTGAAAAGTCACATCCTGCTATTTTCTATTTTGCGATGCATCCCAATGCCTTTGGTACGATTTGCCAAGGGTTAGCTGAAGCAGGTTTAAATCAGGCTCAAAATAGAATTGTAATGGAAAAACCACTAGGTTTTGATCTGCAATCATCAAAGGAAATTAATGATTCAGTTGCAAAATTTTTCAGTGAATCACAAGTTTATCGTATCGACCATTACTTAGGAAAAGAGTCAGTTTTAAATTTACTCGCACTTCGTTTCGCTAATCCTGTATTTGCTTCGCTTTGGGATAGAAATTCTATTGATCATGTTGAAATCACCGTTGCAGAACAAGTAGGAATTGAAGGTCGCTGGGGTTATTTTGATAAAGCGGGTCAAATGCGTGATATGGTGCAAAACCATTTATTACAAATTCTGACGATGATTGCCATGTCTCCACCTGCAAATCTTGAAGATAATAGCTTGCGTAGAGAAAAGATTGCTGTACTTAATGCATTACGTCCAATTAATAAAGCAAATATCCGTGAAAAAGTTGTTAGAGGACAATATACTGCAGGGTTTGTTAATGGTATCAATGTTCCTGGTTATTTAGAAGAAGATGGTGCAAACAAACAAAGTAATACGGAAACATTTGTTGCTATTCGAGTTGATATTGATAATTGGCGTTGGGCGGGTGTGCCTTTTTATTTACGAACCGGCAAACGTTTACCAAGCAAGTGTTCTGAAGTAGTAGTTTATTTTAAATCTTTACCCCTTAATTTATTTAGTGAGTCTTATTCTGAACTACCGCAGAATAAACTAACAATTCGTCTACAGCCAGATGAAGGTATGGATATTGAAATTTTAAATAAGGTGCCAGGATTAGACAGTACACATAATTTACAAACGACTAAGTTAGATTTAAGTTTTAGTGAAACTTTTCATCAACAAAGTGCTGATGCTTATGAGCGGTTGTTACTTGAAGTGATGCGAGGAAGACAAGCATTATTTGTTCATCGAGATGAAGTAGAGGCAGCTTGGAAATGGGTTGATTCAATTATTAGTGCCTGGAAATTAGATAATGAACAACCTAAAATTTATCCTGCTGGTACTTGGGGGCCTGTCGCTTCGGTTGCTTTGATAACTAAAGATGGTCATTCATGGCATGAGTTTGAATAG
- a CDS encoding D-hexose-6-phosphate mutarotase: MSIIKQILDSDLSSTLVSASVNQCTFGELPVIVIKHKTCSAAVSLQGAHLLFWQPSTEPTPVIWLSQKANFKKEVAIRGGVPICWPWFGKLGDPMHGFARLVEWKLDSCKEDNNGVNLTLSLTNNQQTEQFSTKPFQAWLTIHVGQTCEVNLSCTGDFEATSALHTYFEVNNINDVTVKGLGDSYQERLAVENKPSISGQLTFNQEVDRIYTHADDSILITDGKRTIKLTNVNASDVVTWNPWIDKAKAMADFADEEYQSMVCVETCRINKALKLSPIQKSTYGFKIEVI, encoded by the coding sequence ATGAGTATTATTAAGCAGATTTTAGATAGTGATTTATCAAGTACATTAGTGAGTGCATCAGTTAATCAATGTACATTTGGTGAATTGCCTGTCATAGTGATTAAACATAAAACGTGTTCAGCAGCAGTATCGTTACAAGGTGCTCATCTTTTATTTTGGCAACCTTCAACAGAACCGACACCGGTTATTTGGTTAAGTCAAAAAGCTAACTTTAAAAAGGAAGTTGCAATTAGAGGGGGAGTACCAATTTGTTGGCCATGGTTTGGTAAATTGGGTGATCCTATGCATGGTTTTGCGCGTCTGGTTGAATGGAAATTAGATTCTTGCAAAGAAGATAATAATGGAGTGAATTTAACTTTATCATTAACTAATAATCAGCAAACAGAACAGTTTTCCACAAAACCTTTCCAAGCCTGGTTAACCATTCATGTTGGACAAACGTGTGAAGTGAATTTATCTTGCACTGGGGATTTCGAAGCAACAAGTGCATTACATACTTATTTTGAAGTTAATAATATTAATGATGTCACTGTTAAAGGTTTAGGCGATTCTTATCAAGAACGCTTAGCAGTTGAAAATAAACCATCAATTTCAGGGCAACTTACCTTTAATCAAGAGGTTGATCGCATTTATACCCATGCGGATGACTCAATCCTTATTACCGATGGTAAACGAACAATTAAATTAACTAATGTTAATGCAAGTGATGTTGTTACTTGGAATCCTTGGATAGATAAAGCTAAAGCAATGGCGGATTTTGCTGATGAAGAATATCAATCTATGGTATGTGTTGAAACGTGTCGTATTAATAAGGCGTTAAAATTATCGCCAATACAGAAATCAACATATGGATTTAAGATTGAAGTTATTTAA
- the hemW gene encoding radical SAM family heme chaperone HemW, with protein MVQYEIPLSLYIHMPWCVQKCPYCDFNSHNMKKTPDYSAYINHLTNDLKQDVVLSNDRPIDSIFIGGGTPSLFSAELINKLLMSINKIIPINHDAEITIEANPNSVDVERFKGYQQAGINRISIGVQSFQADKLAKLGRVHNPQEAIDAGKLAQNLKLKSFNIDLMHGLPNQTVYDALSDLKQAIEISPPHLSWYQLTIEPNTLFGSKPPVLPDDDMLWDIYQQGHQLLTKHGYLQYETSAYAKANYQCQHNLNYWRFGDYIGIGCGAHGKLTQNDGTIIRTVKTKHPKGYLEGRYLEQSYTVPKDELAFEFFMNRFRLFEATPKSEFEQRTFLPLHSIDKQISTAIEKKYLIDNNQCWQITEHGKLFLNSLLEIFL; from the coding sequence ATGGTTCAATATGAAATCCCGTTGAGTTTATATATACATATGCCATGGTGTGTACAAAAGTGTCCTTATTGTGATTTTAATTCACATAACATGAAGAAAACGCCCGATTATTCAGCATATATAAATCATTTAACTAATGATTTAAAACAAGACGTCGTGCTTTCAAATGATCGTCCTATTGACTCGATTTTTATTGGTGGAGGTACACCCAGTCTTTTCTCCGCGGAGTTAATTAATAAATTATTAATGAGTATAAATAAAATTATACCAATTAATCACGACGCAGAAATAACAATTGAAGCCAATCCTAATTCAGTTGATGTAGAAAGATTTAAGGGATATCAACAAGCTGGAATTAATCGAATATCAATTGGCGTACAAAGCTTTCAAGCAGATAAGCTTGCAAAATTAGGACGAGTTCATAATCCGCAAGAAGCAATAGATGCTGGAAAATTAGCACAAAATTTAAAGTTAAAAAGCTTTAATATAGATTTAATGCATGGCTTACCTAATCAAACAGTATATGATGCATTGAGTGATCTAAAACAGGCAATAGAAATTTCACCGCCACATTTATCTTGGTATCAACTTACAATAGAACCTAACACTTTATTTGGTTCTAAACCGCCTGTTTTACCTGATGATGATATGTTATGGGATATTTATCAACAAGGCCATCAATTATTAACTAAGCATGGTTACCTACAATATGAAACATCTGCTTATGCAAAGGCCAATTATCAATGCCAACATAATTTAAATTATTGGCGGTTTGGTGATTATATCGGTATTGGTTGTGGTGCTCATGGAAAATTAACCCAAAATGATGGCACAATTATTCGCACCGTAAAAACAAAACATCCTAAAGGATATTTAGAAGGACGTTATTTGGAGCAATCTTATACTGTCCCTAAAGATGAGTTAGCATTTGAATTTTTTATGAATAGATTTAGATTATTTGAAGCCACACCTAAATCCGAATTTGAACAACGAACTTTTTTACCTTTACACTCTATTGATAAGCAGATATCGACTGCTATTGAAAAAAAATATTTGATTGATAACAACCAATGCTGGCAAATCACAGAGCATGGGAAATTATTTTTAAATTCATTACTTGAAATATTCTTATAA